In Candidatus Methylomirabilota bacterium, a single window of DNA contains:
- a CDS encoding urea carboxylase-associated family protein gives MADLVTIPARRGKAARVRAGQHVRVVNTHGVQVVDTWAFSAADPTEWMAMDASRAWFLKLVPAVGDTFLTNRRRPILTLVEDTSGGAHDTLMAACDRERYGLLGVKGHHDNCRDNLHAALSEVGVAIPATPSPLNLFMNIPWTSAGALSWAEPVSTPGSYVRLRAEMDCLVAFSACPQDILPINGRTGQTTEAHFQVE, from the coding sequence GTGGCTGATCTCGTGACGATTCCCGCCCGTCGCGGCAAGGCCGCGCGCGTGCGCGCGGGCCAGCATGTGCGCGTGGTCAACACCCACGGGGTCCAGGTGGTGGACACCTGGGCGTTCAGCGCCGCCGATCCCACCGAGTGGATGGCGATGGACGCGAGCCGCGCGTGGTTCCTCAAGCTGGTTCCCGCGGTCGGGGACACGTTCCTCACCAACCGCCGTCGGCCCATCCTCACCCTGGTCGAGGACACGTCGGGCGGCGCCCACGACACCCTCATGGCCGCGTGCGACCGCGAGCGCTACGGCCTGCTCGGGGTGAAGGGCCACCACGACAACTGCCGCGACAACCTGCACGCGGCGCTGAGCGAGGTCGGCGTCGCGATTCCCGCCACGCCCTCGCCGCTCAACCTCTTCATGAACATTCCCTGGACGTCGGCGGGCGCGCTGAGCTGGGCGGAGCCGGTGTCGACGCCGGGCAGCTACGTCCGCCTCCGCGCCGAGATGGACTGCCTGGTGGCGTTTTCCGCCTGCCCCCAGGACATCCTGCCCATCAATGGGCGCACCGGGCAGACCACCGAGGCGCACTTCCAGGTCGAATAG
- a CDS encoding Zn-dependent hydrolase produces MADTTLGIDAGRFWRTVMRSGEIGPGKAGGLRRLALTDADKEMRDVFVTWCTEAGCTVTVDRVGNIFARRPGAEDHLPPVLMGSHLDTQFAGGKYDGIVGVLAGLEVLRTLDDRRLRTKRPLELVCWTNEEGARFTPPMVASGAFAGVFDLDWVLGLRDDDGKGFGAELERIGYNGKTAVGGRSIDAYFELHIEQGPILDRETVPVGVVVGGYATRGMHVDIHGETAHAGPTPMDRRKNALVGAAMLAVAVNDIGWRYHPTEGKATVARMIAWPNKAGILSEYAQLTCDVRHAERAVADQMLAEVKAAIPDCARRANVEMRIAGEWQFGNERFDPGCVRLVREAAQTLGVPHRDILSQAGHDAYYISRVAPTAMIFTPCRDGISHNEAEHAELDYTAPGVNVLLHAVLARANR; encoded by the coding sequence ATGGCCGACACGACCCTCGGCATCGACGCCGGCCGGTTCTGGCGCACCGTCATGCGCTCCGGCGAGATCGGGCCCGGCAAGGCGGGCGGCCTCCGCCGGCTCGCCCTCACCGACGCGGACAAGGAGATGCGCGACGTCTTCGTCACCTGGTGCACGGAGGCCGGGTGCACGGTGACGGTTGACCGCGTCGGCAACATCTTCGCGCGCCGCCCTGGCGCCGAGGACCATCTGCCGCCCGTGCTCATGGGCAGCCATCTCGACACGCAGTTCGCGGGCGGCAAGTATGACGGCATCGTGGGGGTGCTCGCGGGACTCGAGGTGTTGCGCACGCTCGACGACCGGCGCCTGCGCACGAAGCGGCCGCTCGAGCTCGTGTGCTGGACCAACGAGGAGGGTGCGCGCTTCACCCCGCCCATGGTGGCCTCGGGCGCCTTTGCGGGCGTGTTCGACCTCGACTGGGTGCTCGGGCTGCGCGATGACGACGGCAAGGGATTCGGCGCCGAGCTCGAGCGCATCGGCTACAACGGCAAGACCGCGGTGGGCGGGCGGAGCATCGACGCTTACTTCGAGCTCCACATCGAGCAGGGGCCGATCCTGGACCGGGAGACCGTCCCGGTGGGCGTCGTGGTCGGCGGCTACGCCACCCGCGGCATGCACGTGGACATCCACGGGGAGACCGCGCACGCCGGCCCCACGCCCATGGACCGGCGGAAGAACGCGCTGGTCGGCGCGGCCATGCTCGCGGTCGCGGTGAACGACATCGGGTGGAGGTATCACCCGACCGAAGGCAAGGCCACGGTGGCCCGCATGATCGCGTGGCCCAACAAGGCGGGCATCCTCTCCGAGTACGCGCAGCTCACCTGCGACGTGCGCCACGCCGAGCGCGCGGTGGCGGATCAGATGCTCGCGGAGGTGAAGGCGGCGATTCCCGACTGCGCGCGCCGGGCCAACGTCGAGATGCGGATCGCCGGCGAGTGGCAGTTCGGCAACGAGCGCTTCGATCCAGGCTGCGTGCGCCTGGTCCGCGAGGCCGCCCAGACCCTCGGGGTGCCGCACCGGGACATCCTGAGCCAGGCCGGGCACGACGCGTACTACATCTCGCGCGTCGCGCCCACCGCGATGATCTTCACGCCATGCCGCGACGGCATCTCGCACAACGAGGCCGAGCACGCCGAGCTGGATTACACCGCGCCGGGCGTGAACGTGCTGCTCCACGCGGTGCTTGCGCGCGCCAACCGCTGA